The genomic region GCAGGCGACGGGACTGAGCAGCGCCCCGCCTCCATCTAGGAGCTGCTGCATCCGGAATCACTCGTGCAACGTAACGTGTGGCGTTGCGTTGCTTGAGTGAAACCGGAACCAAGCCAGCGCGCGGAGGCCTGTTCGCGGCCTGTGCCGGGTCATGCCTCCGCGCCGGGCATGGCCTCCTCGGGCTCGGCGCTCTCGAACTGCTGGACGACACCGCGGAGGAGGTCGAACAGCTCGGCGCGGGCCTGCGCGGTTATCGATGAGCGCGCCCGGATGCTTCCGGGCGACTCGTGCTCATGCTGGCCAACCTTATTGGCCGCGCCCGTTCTCCCTGTCCGGCCCCAGGGGAGCCGAAGCACTCTTCAGCACACATGTGTTTCGCACGGGATCCCGTGCTGATCGAGGAGCGCCTTGAGATCCGCCGTGCCGGTGAAGGTCTCGTTCGCGTAGGCGTCCCGCAGCGCGGCAAGCAGGTTCGCGCGTTGGCACGCCAAGGCGGCGGCGACCGCTCCGACGTGCTCGGCCCTCACGGTCAGGAAGTACTCGTATTCATCGTCGCCGGTGAGCTCCCTTACCTTCGGTCCGAGGTCCTGACCTTCGAGGCAGAGGTCGCCGTTCCCCGCCAGGCGAGCGTCGAGGTGGATGTGGATTCCTGGTTCGCGCACGTCCATCAGTGTCACGATGCCGGTGCCCTCGTTCACGAGCGACATAGCGCCTCCATCTCGCGCACGGTCACCTCGAGTTCGCTGACCACGTGCGCCACGTTCGATCGCTCCCCCGCGCGGCCGAGGGCTTTCGTGATCTCTGCATAGTACCAGAGGGTGTCCAGACCGCCGGCGAAGCGCTGGAGCGTCGCAGGGCCTTCGCGGCGCAAGTCGACGACGATGGCGCGGGCGTTGTCGAGTTTGTCGCAGGCACAGACGAGGAGCGTGCGCGCATCCTTGTGCGGGAGGCCCGCGAGATAACGCTTCTTCCGCTCTCGCCACGGCGGCTTCGGGACCTCGAATGCGTCGGTGCACCCCTCCACGATGCGCGCCACCCCCTCGCCAAATTGCTCCCTCAGGAGATCGAGCGTGGAACGGCCGCCCGCGTCCTCGGCGGCGTCGTGAAGGAGGCCGGCGATCGCTTGCTCCTCGTCGCCTCCGAACTGCAGCACGAGCGACGCCGTCGAGAGGAGGTGTGTCGCGTGCGGGATGTCGGTGCCCTTGCGCTTCTGCTCCGCGTGGAGGCTGAGCGCAAGCGCGACCGCGCCCTCGAATCTGTGACTGAGCGCCATTGGCTTTTTCCTCCCTTGACGCCTTCAGCTTACGCGCCAGGCAGACATGATGCGTTGGCGAACGGGCACATGCCAACGGCTCCGCTCCGCCGCGGCGATACGCCTACCCGGCGCGTTCCGGGGCGGCTGCGGCCCCCAGTTGTGTTGCCTCGATCTCGCGTACCACGCCGCGCAGCACCGTGAGCAACTCGGCGACGGCCTCCGGCGTCGCCACTGCCGGGTCGCGCACGCGGTCGAGGTGGACGACGAGCCGGGTCTTCTCTCTCCCCGTTCGCTCGAAACAGGGGGTCCCTCCCCCGCCCTTCCCGTCCGTGTGCTTGCGGCGCCGGTCCGCCAGCGCCGCCCTCGCTCTCGCGACGGACCAGCCCTCCTTCTCCGCCCGCGTCACCACTTCCTCGAAATGCTCAATGAGGGCCTTCTGCGCCTCCTCCGCCTTCCGGCAGGTTGCCCTCACTACCTTCGGGTCCTGGTACGTCTCGGCCGCGTAACGCGCCATCGCCGAGGCGTCGAGCTCGAGCTCGCGTGCTCGCGCCCAAGCCTCGACGAGGTTCCGGTACTGGATCTCGCGCTTCGCTGCGCCGCGCAGCTCGTTCTCCGCTAGGAGCTTGTTCCAGTGTCGCGCCAGCTCAAACCCCATCTCGCGGCGGACCGCCCGGCGCAGGAGAGCCGCCTGTAGACAACGGGGCGCCTTCAGCAGGCCAACCAGGTTCCGCGCGACGATGCCGTTCAGGCCACGCTCCGCTCCCACCTTCTCGATAAGCTCGCCCATCGGCCTGTCCGGCGAGAGCTGCCGTTCGCGGTCCGCCGCGTCCTGGAGGGCGATCGCTTCCTCGATCGGCGAAAGCCCCTCGCGCTCCATGTTCTCCGCCCACTGCTTCTCCCTCGCGCGAAGCTCGTCGGTTACCCCACCCTGGAGCGGCGGGAGCACCTTGCAGCGGATCGTGGCGAGGCCGGCGAGGCGGGAGGCGCGCCAGCGCCGCTCGCCCCAGAGCAACCTGTACCGGCTCGACTCTCCCGCCCCAGCACCGTCAACGGGCGTCACTCCCGGCTCCTGCAGGAGGCCGTACCTGGTGATGCTTACCGCGAGCCGCTGGAGCGACTCCTCGTCGAACGCGCGGCGCGGCTGCGCCGGGTCCGGCTCGATCGCGTCGAGCGGGATCTCGCGCAGGACGGCGACCGCCTCGGCCGCGGCGGTCGCCAAGCCGGCTCGCGTTGAGGGCGGCGCAGCCACCCTCAACGCTTCGTGTGCTGCCGGGTTGTCGCTCTTCTTTCCGTTCATCCGATCCGTCATGACTTCCTCCTGTCCGTGGCGGCTCTCGCCGTTGGTCGCTCCTTGACGCTTCGCTTCGCGCTTTCCTGTTTGCACGTCGACCCGGTCGCCGCGCGGCGGGTCCGCCGTACTGGAGCGGCAGGCGCTCTGCGCCTTCGCGGCCCCCGTGAAACGGGCCGGAATTTTCGGCATCGAAGCGTCACGAACGGGCTGTCGCCCGTTCGGCTTTTGGACGCCCTTCTCGAGGTCGCCGCCGGCCTGCGGCGCCGCTCGCTCGGGAGCCCTCTCGGGTCCTTAACGGTCACAGACCATACGCACCCGCC from Anaeromyxobacter paludicola harbors:
- a CDS encoding HD domain-containing protein, which gives rise to MALSHRFEGAVALALSLHAEQKRKGTDIPHATHLLSTASLVLQFGGDEEQAIAGLLHDAAEDAGGRSTLDLLREQFGEGVARIVEGCTDAFEVPKPPWRERKKRYLAGLPHKDARTLLVCACDKLDNARAIVVDLRREGPATLQRFAGGLDTLWYYAEITKALGRAGERSNVAHVVSELEVTVREMEALCRS
- a CDS encoding ParB/RepB/Spo0J family partition protein, coding for MTDRMNGKKSDNPAAHEALRVAAPPSTRAGLATAAAEAVAVLREIPLDAIEPDPAQPRRAFDEESLQRLAVSITRYGLLQEPGVTPVDGAGAGESSRYRLLWGERRWRASRLAGLATIRCKVLPPLQGGVTDELRAREKQWAENMEREGLSPIEEAIALQDAADRERQLSPDRPMGELIEKVGAERGLNGIVARNLVGLLKAPRCLQAALLRRAVRREMGFELARHWNKLLAENELRGAAKREIQYRNLVEAWARARELELDASAMARYAAETYQDPKVVRATCRKAEEAQKALIEHFEEVVTRAEKEGWSVARARAALADRRRKHTDGKGGGGTPCFERTGREKTRLVVHLDRVRDPAVATPEAVAELLTVLRGVVREIEATQLGAAAAPERAG